CGGGCGGTACCGGCTGAAGTTCTCCCGCGAGAGATCGCGCTTGGCGGCGTTGATTGCCTGGCCCAGGGTGAAACCATTGAGCAGCATATCGTCCACAATTCGACTGCCGAGCGCCTCGTTGTCACCATAGATACTCAGGGTAGCTGCCCCATGTACCGCAGCCGCGCCCCAATCTCCGCCGTTGAGCAGCGCGTACGCCAGCGTGTTGCTGGACGGATCGACAAAGTAGGTGGTGTAGCAGGTCAGCGGCATAATCAGCGTCGGCTCACCCGCGTTGCTGAGGGTCGAGGCCAGCGCGGGCGTCAGCAGCCCCTCGAAGGCCCACATGTCAGCGGCACCGTGGCCGGAATAAATCGTCATGGTCTGGCCGTCGTTGATGGCGTCCAGCAGCGCCTGCTGGGCGGGTGCCACGCCGAGCGCATCGACAAAGACTTCCGTTTGTAAGGACCAGGGTGTTCCCCCGGCATCCAGCAGCCGCGTACCGAGTCGCTGGGCCTGCTGAAAAAACGGCGGAATTGTGGGATCGGACAGGCCGGCGACCAGGGCCGCTTTCTGGGCCGCCGCCAGCCCGCTGCTGTCGTAGGCCAGCGTTTTGTCGACCAGCACGCCGAGCTCGGCCACGCTGCGAACCGGCCAACGTCCGACGGGCAGATCCGGCACCTCATCACCATCGAGGTCAACCAGCAGCCCATCACTGGGCGTGTAGTTCACGAACTTGTTGGTGGGTGCATACGTCGTGGGAATAAAGCTGATCGAGCCGACTCCGCTGAAGTTGCGATAGTCGAACGAATCCGCACCCACCAGCAGCACGTGGCCAAGCGGCGCTGCAGCGGCCGACTGGCGAACAAATTCGGTAATCGCGGACGGCAGCGCCATGCCGAACGCATACCGTTCATAGATGTCTTCGACACTCACGACCTGAACGTTGAATCCTTCCGCCCGGCGGACCGCCACGTAAGCATCGAGCTCAGCGCCGATAAAAGCGGGATGCGCGATGATCAGGTAAGTGGTGGACGCGCTGACGTCGACCGCCACGCCCCCATTCGCCACCGAGACCGCGGGTCGAGCCAGGCGCCCGACCGTCGAAACGTAATAGGTGGCCGGCACCGCGTCCGGGGCCTCACTGAGGCTGTCACCGTCTTCGAAGCCCGACCGGAACAGGCTTTCCGGGTCCGCACCCGCACCAGCCAGAACTGCTGAGAAATCCGGGGCTGAGCCTGCAAGGCTGGGCTCGAGCTTCAGGAGCGTGCCCGAGTCGTCCATCGCGTAAGCGACCAGCTGATCGTTGCTGTAGCCGCTGACGGCCAGCGTGGTCGCCGCAGCGTCGAAAGTGAGCTGATCGTTGATGGCCACAAACTCTCGGGGATACGTCAGGGTGTAGGCCTCGAGATTCACGATATCGAACGGGAAGCCGGTGTCGCCCGGCAGCTCCAGGCGCAGCGTATTGTCGCCGTCGAACAGGTCGCCTGCCGGCACCGCCGCCTCAAGCACCCACTCGGTCAGACCGTCGGTTCGCGCATCAATAAAAACACTGCCGCCGTTGAAGGAAGCCTGGATATGGTGATCTGGGTCGGGGGCGGTCGTGAAATCGGTGAGGCCCACGAGATCCAGGCGAAGTCGCACCTGACCCGCCGCCAACCGGCTGACCGGCACCAGCACATCGGAGAAGCCCGAGCCGAACGTCGACAGCTCCTGGTCAAACCAGGGGTCGTCCGTCGGGTGAGCGGGCTGGTACTCGTTGTTTTCCTCGATCCGCTCAACGTGCTGATAGGTGGCTGGCGCAACGCCCTGCCCTCGACCGCCCAACGCCTGCCCCGGCACCACCAGCGCGCTGTTGAGATCCAGCCGATAGCGATAGCTGTTCAGATATAGGCCGTCCAAACCGCTAGGCTGCTGACCCAGAAAATCGATGCTGTCACCGGGTGAAAATCCGCTGACGGGATCCGCCACGTTGACCCAGCGGGCCACGCCCTCACCCCGGAAGCTCAGGGCTAGCTGATCAGCGCTTAAACCCCCGAAGTCCGCGCCGGCCATCGCTAGATCCTCGAAGCTGACCCGGTGAATACCGGTCGCTGAAACCTCCAGCCATACCGCCTGCGCAATGCCCTTGGCACCGATCGGCCTCGTTCGCTCCAGGCCCATACCGGCTTTATGCCGAAGCCCTCGCAGCGCCAGTTCGCTGGCCAGCTCACCGCTGAGCTCGTCCCAGTTGATCGGGTTGGGTTCGAGGCGCGCTCCGTGGCTGCTGCCGAGCGGAAAGGGCCCAAACTCCTGCACGGCGCCGTCGATATCGTGACTGAGAAGCAGCAGCGAGTCGCCGCCGCCGGCGAGTTTAACCGCGTAGTTCTCCACCTCCGTCGACCACTGATGGTTGGTGGCGACGGTTTTGCTCGCGACGGCTTTTTGTGCACCGTTCAGCAGACGCAGCTCAAAGCCCGCGTGCATCGACTGCGATGCGGTTTGCCAGCTCGCGAGCACGCTCCCATCGCTGCGTTTACTGGTAAAGAAACTCAGCGTCACCGGCACCGACGACGGCGGGCAGTACAGCAGGTCCGACAGCAAAACGGCGCGGGAACTGTCCCACGTATTAGGCCCCAGATCGTCGTAGTCGATCTGAATTCCGACGATGTCCTGATCAAAGTAAACGTTGACGGCCGATCGCGGACTATCGTCCGTTCCGTCGTCAAAGCCCACGTGCGCGTTCACAGAAGCGCCTGAGAAACCGTAGGTTGCGCCGCTGGAAACGGCCTCAAAGATCGGCACAACCGTGCCGCCGCCGGGCAGCAGCCCAACGATGGTGACCTGGTCCGCGAAGTCTTCTGCCACCACGTTTGAGTCGATGTCCGCAATGGAAAACCGCACGTCCTGGAGCGTGTCGCTGAAACTGATCACCGAGCCGATGCGCTGCGAATCGGAGTTGGGGTCCGGATCATGGAAATAGTTGATCATGGCCCCGCCGCCGCCAATCGACGCGGTGTTGGTGAAGTTCAGCACTTCACCCGGCGAGCCAACCCCGAGATCAGCGGTGTTGCCGCTGTGCGAAAAGTCAAAGACCACGTCGGGAAACGGGTCCACGTCCGCCACGTTGAACGACGGGCTGAGGTCACCGGCAGGATACGCCTGATTGTCCCAGTCCAGCCGGCTGAGCGCGGTGGAACAGATGGCGGCCGGCGGATCGGGTGTGGTCACCGTCAGATCGGAAACCGAAAAAAGAAAAGACGTTGCGGCGGTCGTCGAGCCCACCACCTGGAGTCGGGTGAAAGGCCCGGGGACGGTGACGTTGAGGGTGCCGTTGGTGGAGTTGCCGGGCGAGTTGGCGCCGGCGCCGGTGGCCGTGGTGCCGGCCAGTGTAAACGTCGGTGTCCCAGACTCGGCGGCAAGACCCACCGAGCCGCTGATGTTGGCCGCGCCGTTAAAGGCGCTAACGGTGACAACATCAGCGTTGTCGACATCGTACAGCGACAGCTGCAGACTGGTGACCGGCTCGCTGAAGGTCAGGTCGACCGTGACCGGCACGCCGGCGGTGGCACCATAGAGAATGCTGTTGCCCGCGCCAAAGCCGCCGCTGGCGCTGTAGGTGCCCGCCTCGATGGGCCGGCTCGCGGGCTGCGCGCCCGTGTGGGCCAGGTTGAAGTTGACGGTCCCCACGCCGTAGTTGATGTCGGAACCGCCGGTGGGGAATACGGCGGTATCCCAGTCGAGATTGACCACAGCGGCCTGGGCCCCGGCTGTCATCAGCGTGGCGGCGGCGAGCAAAACACGAATTGTCTGTATTTTCCTGCTATACATTGCGGTTTACCAACGATTCAACTAACGTCCCTGCTTCAGCTTGATCCATAGATAAATCAATTATTTACCAAAAATACTGATGAAGCTACTCGACAACTTCAACATTTTGCTGATCGTCCTGGCCGGCATCGGCTTTCTCGTCTTCGGCGGCTGGATTCTCGCGACGCCGCTCGAGGCCCTGGCGCGCTTTGGCATCATCCTGGCCCCCGAAACGGTGCACCGTATCGAAATTCGGGCGTTTTATGGTGGATTAGAGATCGGCCTGGGGCTGCTCTTACTGAAGTTTGCGATTGACCGCACCTACCGACGGGCGGGGCTTTGGCTGGTCTTTGCCAGCTACGGCGCTCTGGCGGGGGGCCGGATTGTCGGCATCGTGGCGGAGACCGGACCAACCCCACAGATGGCCTGGATTGCCCTGGCGGTGGAGCTTTTCTTCGGCATACTCGGCGCCGTTGCGCTGCTTGCTGGGCGCGGGGGGGCCGAGGCATGAACGCACAACCGCACATCGCCGTGAGCGAGCAGCTCGACGATGTCCGTTACGAGATCCGGGGTGCGCTGGCACGGCGCGCTCAGGAGCTGGATCGGCAGGGTTACGAAGTGCTGCACCTCAACATCGGCAACCCGGGGCGTTTCGGCTTTCGCACCCCGGAAACCATGCGCCTGGCCATTATCGAAAATCTGTCGAGCAGCGAGGCTTATTGCCACCAGAAAGGCATCTTCCCAGCCCGGGAAGCGGTGGTCATGCAGCAGCAGAACCGCGGCATCATGGACGTGACGGTCGATGACGTCATCATGGGCAACGGCGTCAGCGAGCTCATCGACCTGCACCTGCGTGCGCTGCTCAACATCGGGGATGAAGTCTTGATTCCGTCGCCAGACTACCCCCTTTGGACCGCCGCCGTATCGCTGAATGGCGGTAAAGCGGTGCACTACCCCTGCCCGGCGGAAAACCATTTCCAGCCGGACCTGGAGGCGCTGGAAAGCCTGATCACCGACCGAACGAGGGCGCTGGTGGTCATCAACCCCAACAACCCCACGGGCGCCGTCTATCCGCGGAGCACGCTGGAAGCCATGGCCGAACTGGCGCAGCGCCATCAGCTGGTCATGATGAGCGACGAAATCTACGACCAGGTGCTGTTCGATGACGCGGAGTTTGTGCCGATGGCCACGCTGGCGACCGACACGCTGTGCATCAGCTTTGGCGGCCTCTCAAAGGTATACCGCGCGTGCGGCTACCGGGTGGGCTGGAGCATCACCAGCGGTAACCGATCCAGCGCTGAGGACTTTCTGATCGCCACGGAAATGCTGGCCTCGCTGAGGCTGTGCAGCAACGTGCCGGGCCAGTGGGCGGTGCAGACGGCGCTCGGCGGCTACCAGAGCGTCCAGGAACTGATTCGGCCGGGTGGCCGGCTTTACGAAAGTCGCCGAACGGCCATCCAAGCCGCGGCAAAAAGTCCCTGGCTCGACCTGATGGCGCCCGCCGGCGCCCTTTACATATTTCCGACCGTCAGAGGCCTGGACCACTTTGATGATCACCAGTTTGCGATGCGGCTGCTGGAGCAGTACCACGTGCTGGTTGTGCCGGGCAGCAGCTTCCACTATCCGAAGACTGACGCGCTGCGTCTGACCATTCTGCCCGACCCGGAAACGTTGGGCTCCGCCTTTGAACGCATCGAGGCACTCCTCGGTGAGATGGCCAGTGAGTGAAGGCTCCGCCGGTCGCCGCCTTTGCTGCGATGGTTGACGGCGCCGCGCCGAAGGCGGCGGTGCTCGCCCTCGGCGATTCATACACGGTTGGCGAGGGTGTCCCCCCCGCCGAATGTTGGCCTGCCCAGCTGGTGAGCCTGCTCAACCAGGACCTGGACCGTGAGCTTCCGCCGCCGCAAATCCTCGCAACCACCGGCTGGACCACCGACGAGCTCGCCGCTGCGCTGGCGGGTGAGCCGGGGCTGGGTCTCGTCCGGGATGCCGGGGTGCCTGGGACTACTTTTAAGCTGGTTTTTCTTTCCATTGGGGTCAACGATCAATATCGCGGCCGCAGTCTGAAGCGGTTCCAGGCGGGCTTTGCGGGCCTGCTCACGGCCGCTATTAGCCTGGCGGGCAACGATCCAGCCCGCGTGATTGTCGTGTCTATCCCGGACTGGAGCCAAACGCCTTTTGCGCTGTCCCGGGGCGCCGACAGGACCAAAAACGGCTCGGCAATCGACGCGTACAACGCCGTCAAGAAGACCCGCAGCGAGTCTGCCGGCGTCTTGTTCGTCGACATCACCACCCTCACCCGCGGAGCGGCCCCCGACGAATATGCGCTGGACGGCTTGCACCCCGGCTCAGCGATCTACCAACGCTGGGCACAGAAGCTGCGAGGCGCCGCAGCTGCAGCCCTGGCGCCATCGACCCATGCCTGAGCAAGCGTTGATCGGCTTATTCAGCTTGGCCTGGCTGGCCGTGCTGATCTGGCTGACGCACCGGTTTGCCGCCCGTACGCACGGTTGGCTGACCAGCTGCTTTGCCTGCGCCTTTGGCTATCTGGCCCTGTCCCTCAAGCTGGACAGCGGCGGGCCGACCCTGGCCTGGCTCGAAGGGCTTCGATGGGCGCTGTTTGGCGCGGCGCTTTACAGCTTTGTCCGGTATCGGATCGGCCGGCGCCGGGAGAAGGAGCCGGAAGACCATGCACAGCAGCGAGATTGAGGTCGCGCTATACCAGCCGGAGATACCGCAAAACACGGGCAATATTGTTCGCCTCTGCGCCAACGCCGGCGCGGCGCTCCATCTGATTGGCCCGCTGGGTTTTGTCTGGGATGACCGACGGCTGCAGCGAGCAGGTCTCGATTACCATTCACTGACTCACGTGACCCGGCATACCGACTGGGACGCCTTTCAGCAAACGTCCAAGCATGGTCGGCTGATCGCCTACTCGACACGGGGCCGCCGCCGGTTTTCCGACTTTCGGCACGAGCCCGGCGACGTTCTCCTGTTCGGCCCAGAGACCCGCGGCCTGCCCGATGGGATTCTAAGCGGCTGCCACGCCACGCTGACTATTCCAATGGTGCCAGCGTCGCGCAGCATCAACCTGTCAAACTCGGTGGCAATCGGTGTCTATGAGGCCTGGCGCCAGCTCGGATTTGACGGGGAAGTGACGAACCAGATCCGGTAAACTGGAGACGTGACCAGCTTCCTCCTTTCCCCGGGCATGCTGCTGCTGTATCTGATTGCCGGCTGCGGCGCGGTCGTGCATTTTCGCGGCCAGGTGCGCTTCAGCCCGCTGCGCCAGCTCACGTCCTTCACGACCTTCCTATCGCCGGTCAACGCGTTCATGTATCTGTTTTCCGCGGTCCCGAACCGACCGTATCTGGATACAGAGCTGATTCCCCAGCTCAAAATGCTTCAGGACAACTGGGAAGTGTTTCGAGACGAAGCACGCGCGCTGCATGAGGACGGTGAGGTCCGGGCCTCCGATAAGCTGGATGACGTCGGATTCAACTCCTTTTTCCGTCGCGGGTGGAAGCGCTTTTACCTCACCTGGTACGGCAAGTCGCTGCCCTCAGCGGAGGCGCTTTGCCCGAATTCCGTGGCGGTGCTCAAGCAGCTGCCGGGCCTCAAGGGCGCCATGTTTGCGATGCTGCCAGGCGGCGGTCAGCTGATGCGGCACCGGGATCCCTTTGCCGGGTCGCTGCGCTACCACCTGGGCCTGGTTACCCCCAACAACGACGACTGCCGCATCTTCGTCGATGGGCAGATGTATGCGTGGCACGACGGCGAGCACGTGCTGTTCGACGAGACCTACATCCACTGGGCAGAGAACCAGACCGACAGCGACCGGATCATCCTGTTCTGCGACATCGAACGCCCGATGAGCAACCGCTTCGCGCAGTGGTTCAACCACCTCTTCGGGCGGCTGGTGATGGCGGCATCGAGCAGCCGGAATCATCCTGACGAGCCGGTGGGGTTCCTCAATCGGGTGTTCGGAGTGGTCTATCCGCTGCGCAAAATCGGCAAGAAGATCAAAACGCTCAACAAGCCGCTCTATTACCTCCTCAAATACGCCATCTTCGCCGGCGCGCTCTACCTGCTGATCAGTCCTTGGATCTGAATTTTCGCCAGCTCGGAGATCCTGATCACCCACACGTTGTGATCGTTCACGGGCTCTTCGGGTCAGCCAGTAACTGGCAGAGCATCGCCCGAAAACTGCAGAACGCATTCTGCCTGTGGCTGGTGGACCTGCGTAATCACGGCGACTCACCGCACAGCGACACGATGGACTACCCGGCGATGGCCGATGACCTGGCGGCCTTCATCCGG
The sequence above is drawn from the Pseudomonadota bacterium genome and encodes:
- a CDS encoding C25 family cysteine peptidase — encoded protein: MYSRKIQTIRVLLAAATLMTAGAQAAVVNLDWDTAVFPTGGSDINYGVGTVNFNLAHTGAQPASRPIEAGTYSASGGFGAGNSILYGATAGVPVTVDLTFSEPVTSLQLSLYDVDNADVVTVSAFNGAANISGSVGLAAESGTPTFTLAGTTATGAGANSPGNSTNGTLNVTVPGPFTRLQVVGSTTAATSFLFSVSDLTVTTPDPPAAICSTALSRLDWDNQAYPAGDLSPSFNVADVDPFPDVVFDFSHSGNTADLGVGSPGEVLNFTNTASIGGGGAMINYFHDPDPNSDSQRIGSVISFSDTLQDVRFSIADIDSNVVAEDFADQVTIVGLLPGGGTVVPIFEAVSSGATYGFSGASVNAHVGFDDGTDDSPRSAVNVYFDQDIVGIQIDYDDLGPNTWDSSRAVLLSDLLYCPPSSVPVTLSFFTSKRSDGSVLASWQTASQSMHAGFELRLLNGAQKAVASKTVATNHQWSTEVENYAVKLAGGGDSLLLLSHDIDGAVQEFGPFPLGSSHGARLEPNPINWDELSGELASELALRGLRHKAGMGLERTRPIGAKGIAQAVWLEVSATGIHRVSFEDLAMAGADFGGLSADQLALSFRGEGVARWVNVADPVSGFSPGDSIDFLGQQPSGLDGLYLNSYRYRLDLNSALVVPGQALGGRGQGVAPATYQHVERIEENNEYQPAHPTDDPWFDQELSTFGSGFSDVLVPVSRLAAGQVRLRLDLVGLTDFTTAPDPDHHIQASFNGGSVFIDARTDGLTEWVLEAAVPAGDLFDGDNTLRLELPGDTGFPFDIVNLEAYTLTYPREFVAINDQLTFDAAATTLAVSGYSNDQLVAYAMDDSGTLLKLEPSLAGSAPDFSAVLAGAGADPESLFRSGFEDGDSLSEAPDAVPATYYVSTVGRLARPAVSVANGGVAVDVSASTTYLIIAHPAFIGAELDAYVAVRRAEGFNVQVVSVEDIYERYAFGMALPSAITEFVRQSAAAAPLGHVLLVGADSFDYRNFSGVGSISFIPTTYAPTNKFVNYTPSDGLLVDLDGDEVPDLPVGRWPVRSVAELGVLVDKTLAYDSSGLAAAQKAALVAGLSDPTIPPFFQQAQRLGTRLLDAGGTPWSLQTEVFVDALGVAPAQQALLDAINDGQTMTIYSGHGAADMWAFEGLLTPALASTLSNAGEPTLIMPLTCYTTYFVDPSSNTLAYALLNGGDWGAAAVHGAATLSIYGDNEALGSRIVDDMLLNGFTLGQAINAAKRDLSRENFSRYRPVIINWALLGDPTLKVVP
- a CDS encoding DUF4345 family protein, with the protein product MKLLDNFNILLIVLAGIGFLVFGGWILATPLEALARFGIILAPETVHRIEIRAFYGGLEIGLGLLLLKFAIDRTYRRAGLWLVFASYGALAGGRIVGIVAETGPTPQMAWIALAVELFFGILGAVALLAGRGGAEA
- a CDS encoding aminotransferase class I/II-fold pyridoxal phosphate-dependent enzyme is translated as MNAQPHIAVSEQLDDVRYEIRGALARRAQELDRQGYEVLHLNIGNPGRFGFRTPETMRLAIIENLSSSEAYCHQKGIFPAREAVVMQQQNRGIMDVTVDDVIMGNGVSELIDLHLRALLNIGDEVLIPSPDYPLWTAAVSLNGGKAVHYPCPAENHFQPDLEALESLITDRTRALVVINPNNPTGAVYPRSTLEAMAELAQRHQLVMMSDEIYDQVLFDDAEFVPMATLATDTLCISFGGLSKVYRACGYRVGWSITSGNRSSAEDFLIATEMLASLRLCSNVPGQWAVQTALGGYQSVQELIRPGGRLYESRRTAIQAAAKSPWLDLMAPAGALYIFPTVRGLDHFDDHQFAMRLLEQYHVLVVPGSSFHYPKTDALRLTILPDPETLGSAFERIEALLGEMASE
- a CDS encoding GDSL-type esterase/lipase family protein codes for the protein MKAPPVAAFAAMVDGAAPKAAVLALGDSYTVGEGVPPAECWPAQLVSLLNQDLDRELPPPQILATTGWTTDELAAALAGEPGLGLVRDAGVPGTTFKLVFLSIGVNDQYRGRSLKRFQAGFAGLLTAAISLAGNDPARVIVVSIPDWSQTPFALSRGADRTKNGSAIDAYNAVKKTRSESAGVLFVDITTLTRGAAPDEYALDGLHPGSAIYQRWAQKLRGAAAAALAPSTHA
- a CDS encoding tRNA (cytidine(34)-2'-O)-methyltransferase, coding for MHSSEIEVALYQPEIPQNTGNIVRLCANAGAALHLIGPLGFVWDDRRLQRAGLDYHSLTHVTRHTDWDAFQQTSKHGRLIAYSTRGRRRFSDFRHEPGDVLLFGPETRGLPDGILSGCHATLTIPMVPASRSINLSNSVAIGVYEAWRQLGFDGEVTNQIR
- a CDS encoding aspartyl/asparaginyl beta-hydroxylase domain-containing protein gives rise to the protein MLLLYLIAGCGAVVHFRGQVRFSPLRQLTSFTTFLSPVNAFMYLFSAVPNRPYLDTELIPQLKMLQDNWEVFRDEARALHEDGEVRASDKLDDVGFNSFFRRGWKRFYLTWYGKSLPSAEALCPNSVAVLKQLPGLKGAMFAMLPGGGQLMRHRDPFAGSLRYHLGLVTPNNDDCRIFVDGQMYAWHDGEHVLFDETYIHWAENQTDSDRIILFCDIERPMSNRFAQWFNHLFGRLVMAASSSRNHPDEPVGFLNRVFGVVYPLRKIGKKIKTLNKPLYYLLKYAIFAGALYLLISPWI